From a region of the Methylocystis hirsuta genome:
- a CDS encoding 5-formyltetrahydrofolate cyclo-ligase, producing MSDLKAELRRRSLARRDLIAPHEAHEAAASVARRGVALVAGFARDAKLSAPPVVSVYWPIRSELNTRSLIDALAAEGYRVTLPVMHKVRQPLVFRAFAPGDDLVKGPFGLSEPSDDKPAYDPDIVFSPLAAFDRRGFRLGYGGGIYDATLSALRANKPVVAVGVAYSCQEADHVPIEPHDQRLDALMTEQETLRFATAVA from the coding sequence ATGAGCGATTTGAAAGCCGAGCTGCGACGCCGTTCGCTGGCGCGCCGCGATCTCATCGCGCCGCACGAAGCGCATGAGGCGGCCGCGTCCGTCGCACGCCGGGGCGTCGCGCTGGTCGCCGGCTTTGCGCGCGATGCGAAACTGAGCGCGCCGCCTGTCGTTTCCGTCTATTGGCCAATCCGCAGCGAGTTGAACACGCGTTCGCTCATCGATGCGCTTGCCGCCGAAGGCTATCGCGTGACGTTGCCGGTGATGCACAAGGTGCGTCAACCCTTGGTCTTTCGCGCCTTCGCGCCTGGCGACGACCTCGTCAAAGGGCCGTTCGGCCTATCGGAGCCTTCGGACGACAAGCCTGCATACGACCCCGATATTGTGTTTTCGCCGCTCGCCGCCTTCGATCGGCGCGGTTTTCGGCTCGGCTATGGCGGCGGCATCTATGACGCCACGCTCTCTGCGCTTCGCGCCAATAAGCCGGTCGTCGCCGTCGGCGTCGCCTATTCCTGCCAGGAAGCCGACCATGTGCCGATCGAACCGCATGACCAGCGGCTCGACGCCCTCATGACCGAGCAGGAGACGCTGCGGTTCGCAACCGCTGTCGCCTAG
- a CDS encoding class I SAM-dependent methyltransferase translates to MSEARNFLREVETLDNGNVEAAYARWAPIYDLTFATLLKPGRRAAAAAASKAHGPILDVGVGTGLELPMFASNTQVIGVDLSEPMLRRAAQRVRRERLSHVAGLVKMDATRMAFSDASFACVVAPYVLTVVPEPQAMLDELARVLRPGGEIVLVNHVSGKDDAIALFEAWLDRHMAPKLGWRPQFPWSIIGDWIDQNPQMKLIERRPLAPFGLFTLTRIERLPADRKEREKSAPMELALA, encoded by the coding sequence ATGAGCGAAGCAAGGAATTTTTTGCGCGAAGTCGAAACGCTCGACAACGGCAATGTCGAGGCCGCCTACGCACGCTGGGCGCCGATCTACGATTTGACCTTTGCGACGCTGCTGAAGCCCGGCCGCCGCGCCGCCGCCGCCGCGGCGTCGAAGGCGCACGGACCGATCCTCGACGTCGGCGTCGGCACGGGACTCGAACTGCCGATGTTTGCGTCCAACACGCAGGTCATCGGCGTCGATCTGTCGGAGCCGATGTTGCGCCGCGCGGCGCAGCGCGTGCGCCGCGAGCGCCTCTCCCATGTCGCCGGCCTCGTGAAGATGGACGCGACGCGCATGGCGTTCTCCGACGCGAGTTTCGCCTGCGTCGTCGCGCCTTACGTCCTGACGGTGGTGCCGGAGCCGCAAGCCATGCTCGACGAACTCGCGCGCGTGCTTCGGCCGGGCGGCGAGATCGTGCTCGTCAATCATGTGAGCGGCAAGGACGACGCCATCGCGCTGTTTGAGGCGTGGCTCGACCGCCATATGGCTCCCAAGCTCGGCTGGCGTCCGCAATTTCCCTGGTCGATCATCGGCGACTGGATCGACCAGAACCCCCAAATGAAGCTCATCGAGCGCCGCCCGCTGGCGCCCTTCGGGCTGTTTACGCTGACGCGGATCGAGCGTCTCCCTGCGGATAGAAAAGAACGCGAGAAATCCGCGCCAATGGAGTTGGCGCTCGCCTAG
- the mnmA gene encoding tRNA 2-thiouridine(34) synthase MnmA encodes MTNSVSDHASQPSSPRETRVVVAMSGGVDSSVVAALLKEQGYDVVGVTMQLYDHGEATHRKGACCAGRDIHDARNVAARLGVPHFVLDYESKFREKVIDEFAASYASGETPVPCIACNQFIKFADLMETAKDLGAHALATGHYISARDDGRGGRALYRAKDAARDQSYFLFATTREQLRMLRFPLGDYAKAEVRDMARRFGLEVADKPDSQDICFVPTGRYTDVVEKLAPASVVPGEIVHLDGRVLGRHAGVIHYTIGQRRGLGLGAKVAGRDAEPLYVLRLDAAKAQVVVGPREALDTRAVRLRDVNWIGEGAFSSLPPEGIDIMARVRSTRPPVPARVIADGDGGALVVFAASEFGVSPGQACVFYDADENEARVLGGGFIAAIEPAIMMASKAPPLRAAEARRAPR; translated from the coding sequence ATGACGAATAGCGTATCGGATCATGCGTCGCAGCCTTCCTCGCCGCGCGAGACGCGCGTCGTCGTCGCCATGTCGGGCGGCGTCGACTCGAGCGTGGTCGCCGCGCTGCTGAAGGAGCAGGGCTACGACGTCGTGGGCGTCACGATGCAGCTTTATGATCACGGCGAAGCCACGCACCGCAAGGGCGCCTGCTGCGCCGGGCGCGACATTCACGATGCGCGCAATGTTGCGGCGCGACTCGGCGTTCCGCACTTCGTCCTCGATTACGAGAGCAAGTTTCGCGAGAAGGTGATTGACGAATTCGCCGCGAGCTACGCCAGCGGCGAGACTCCCGTGCCCTGCATCGCCTGCAACCAGTTCATCAAATTCGCCGATCTTATGGAGACGGCAAAGGACCTCGGCGCGCACGCGCTCGCGACCGGCCATTATATTTCCGCCCGCGACGACGGACGCGGCGGCCGCGCGCTCTACCGCGCCAAGGATGCGGCGCGCGACCAGAGCTATTTCCTGTTCGCGACGACGCGCGAGCAGCTGCGGATGCTGCGCTTTCCGCTCGGCGACTACGCCAAGGCCGAAGTTCGCGACATGGCCCGCCGCTTCGGACTCGAGGTCGCCGATAAGCCGGACAGCCAGGACATCTGCTTTGTGCCAACGGGACGCTATACAGACGTCGTCGAGAAGCTTGCGCCCGCTTCGGTGGTGCCCGGCGAAATCGTGCATCTCGACGGCCGTGTGCTGGGGCGCCACGCGGGCGTCATCCACTACACCATCGGGCAGCGCCGTGGCCTAGGGCTGGGCGCAAAAGTCGCCGGCCGCGACGCGGAGCCGCTTTACGTCTTGCGCCTTGACGCCGCGAAGGCTCAGGTCGTGGTCGGCCCGCGCGAGGCGCTGGACACGCGCGCGGTGCGGCTACGCGACGTCAACTGGATTGGCGAGGGCGCATTCTCTTCGCTGCCGCCCGAGGGCATCGACATCATGGCGCGCGTGCGCTCGACGCGGCCGCCGGTTCCGGCGCGGGTGATCGCGGACGGCGACGGCGGCGCGCTGGTGGTCTTCGCGGCAAGCGAATTCGGCGTCTCGCCGGGGCAGGCGTGCGTCTTCTACGACGCCGACGAAAACGAAGCGCGCGTGCTCGGCGGCGGATTTATCGCCGCGATCGAGCCCGCGATCATGATGGCATCAAAGGCGCCGCCGCTGCGCGCCGCAGAAGCGCGAAGGGCTCCTCGATGA